One genomic window of Arvicola amphibius chromosome 4, mArvAmp1.2, whole genome shotgun sequence includes the following:
- the LOC119812666 gene encoding histone H2A type 3 produces the protein MSGRGKQGGKARAKAKSRSSRAGLQFPVGRVHRLLRKGNYSERVGAGAPVYLAAVLEYLTAEILELAGNAARDNKKTRIIPRHLQLAIRNDEELNKLLGRVTIAQGGVLPNIQAVLLPKKTESHHKAKGK, from the coding sequence ATGTCTGGTCGTGGCAAGCAGGGCGGCAAAGCTCGCGCAAAAGCGAAGTCCCGCTCTTCCCGCGCCGGTCTGCAGTTTCCTGTGGGCCGTGTGCACCGCCTTCTTCGTAAGGGCAACTACTCGGAGCGGGTGGGTGCCGGCGCCCCGGTGTACCTGGCAGCGGTGCTGGAGTACCTGACTGCCGAGATCCTGGAGCTGGCTGGTAACGCGGCCAGAGACAACAAGAAGACGCGCATCATCCCGCGCCACCTGCAGTTGGCCATCCGCAACGACGAGGAGCTCAACAAGCTGCTGGGCCGCGTGACCATCGCGCAGGGCGGTGTCCTGCCCAACATCCAGGCGGTGCTGCTGCCCAAGAAGACCGAAAGCCACCATAAGGCCAAGGGCAAGTGA
- the LOC119812802 gene encoding histone H2B type 3-B, whose product MPDPSKSTPAPKKGSKKAVTKAQKKDGKKRKRGRKESYSIYVYKVLKQVHPDTGISSKAMGIMNSFVNDIFERIASEASRLAHYNKRSTITSREVQTAVRLLLPGELAKHAVSEGTKAVTKYTSSK is encoded by the coding sequence ATGCCTGATCCGTCCAAGTCCACTCCAGCCCCCAAAAAGGGGTCTAAGAAAGCCGTTACTAAGGCGCAGAAAAAGGACGGCAAAAAACGCAAACGGGGCCGCAAGGAGAGCTACTCCATCTATGTATACAAGGTGCTGAAGCAGGTGCATCCTGACACTGGCATCTCGTCCAAGGCCATGGGCATCATGAACTCGTTCGTCAACGACATTTTCGAGCGCATCGCCAGCGAGGCCTCCCGCCTGGCGCATTACAACAAGCGCTCGACCATCACGTCCCGCGAGGTGCAGACGGCCGTGCGTCTGCTGCTGCCTGGGGAACTGGCCAAGCATGCTGTGTCCGAGGGCACCAAGGCTGTCACTAAGTACACCAGCTCCAAGTGA